Proteins from a genomic interval of Chryseobacterium indologenes:
- a CDS encoding alpha-L-fucosidase produces MPLRQKAQTIIFSICISSGLFAQTHNVSAGYVKPTDPMVIQNLEQWQDLKFGLFMHWGTYSQWGVVESWSLCPEDESWTQRKPEHGKSYNEYVKNYENLRTTFNPVKFDPEKWAKATKNAGMKYVVFTTKHHDGFAMFDTRQSDYKITSPQTPFSKNPKADVTKEIFNTFRKDGFKIGAYFSKPDWHSDDYWWSYFPPKDRNVNYDPKKYPEKWANFKQFTFNQLNEITSGYGKIDILWLDGGWVRPFYTIDPKIEWQRAIQLEQDIDMDKVGTMVRNNQPGIIVVDRTVSGKWENYVTPEQAIPEQAMSIPWESCMTMGDSFSYVPNDHYKSSQKIIETLVKIISRGGNYLMNIAPGPNGDYDATVYERLEEIAGWMKNNESAVFSTRAVQPYHDGDFYYTRSKDGNIINVFHLNEQSDYTAPGTLTFKVPESFHPQSVTVLGLPSKVQWSRNGNTIKIRLPEERSKLKYALAVQIKK; encoded by the coding sequence ATGCCTCTAAGACAAAAAGCCCAAACTATAATATTCTCCATTTGCATCAGTTCCGGACTGTTTGCACAAACTCACAATGTTTCTGCAGGCTATGTGAAACCTACAGATCCGATGGTTATTCAGAATTTGGAGCAATGGCAGGATTTGAAATTTGGTTTATTTATGCATTGGGGAACCTATAGTCAGTGGGGCGTTGTTGAAAGCTGGAGCTTATGCCCAGAAGATGAATCCTGGACGCAGAGAAAACCTGAACATGGGAAATCATACAATGAATATGTGAAAAATTATGAAAACCTTAGGACAACCTTCAATCCCGTAAAGTTTGATCCTGAAAAATGGGCAAAAGCAACAAAAAATGCAGGAATGAAATATGTTGTCTTTACCACAAAACATCATGATGGATTTGCGATGTTTGATACCCGGCAGTCAGACTATAAAATTACTTCACCCCAAACACCTTTTTCAAAAAATCCGAAAGCAGACGTTACCAAAGAGATTTTCAATACATTCAGGAAGGACGGTTTTAAAATCGGAGCATACTTTTCTAAACCCGATTGGCATTCCGATGATTATTGGTGGTCATATTTTCCTCCCAAAGACAGAAATGTCAATTATGATCCCAAGAAATATCCTGAAAAATGGGCCAATTTCAAGCAGTTTACTTTCAATCAGCTCAATGAAATAACCTCCGGTTATGGGAAAATAGATATCCTATGGCTGGATGGAGGCTGGGTACGGCCCTTTTACACAATTGATCCTAAAATAGAATGGCAACGAGCAATACAGCTGGAGCAGGATATTGATATGGATAAAGTGGGAACGATGGTTCGGAACAACCAGCCGGGGATTATCGTAGTAGACCGTACCGTTTCCGGAAAGTGGGAAAATTACGTTACCCCCGAACAGGCAATTCCCGAACAGGCTATGTCAATACCCTGGGAAAGCTGTATGACCATGGGAGACTCTTTTTCCTATGTTCCCAACGATCATTATAAATCATCCCAGAAAATTATTGAAACATTGGTTAAAATTATTTCGAGAGGAGGAAATTACCTGATGAATATTGCACCCGGCCCGAATGGTGATTATGATGCCACAGTGTATGAAAGATTAGAAGAAATTGCAGGCTGGATGAAAAATAACGAGTCAGCGGTTTTCTCAACAAGAGCTGTACAGCCATACCATGATGGTGATTTTTATTATACCCGGTCTAAAGATGGAAATATCATCAACGTATTTCACCTTAATGAGCAATCGGACTACACGGCTCCCGGGACATTGACCTTTAAAGTACCTGAATCCTTTCATCCTCAATCAGTGACCGTTCTGGGACTTCCGTCAAAAGTTCAGTGGAGCAGGAATGGAAATACCATCAAAATCAGGCTTCCCGAAGAAAGATCAAAACTAAAGTATGCACTCGCCGTCCAGATAAAAAAATAA
- a CDS encoding SRPBCC family protein, translated as MSRIYLETLIHADVETVFDLARSIDLHQKSTSGTHEKAIAGRTSGFIEKGETVTWRAKHLGIYQNLTTQIISMEKPSHFTDVMQKGAFKSLHHQHIFKVIKDKTLMIDIFEFESPLGIIGKLFNTFFLTRYLKRFLVERNEVIKITAEKITNHQVLTKLG; from the coding sequence ATGTCAAGAATCTATTTAGAAACCCTCATTCATGCTGATGTGGAAACTGTTTTTGATTTGGCAAGAAGCATTGATCTGCACCAGAAATCCACCTCCGGAACTCATGAAAAAGCAATTGCAGGCCGTACTTCCGGGTTCATTGAAAAAGGGGAGACGGTAACCTGGAGGGCAAAGCATTTAGGAATATATCAAAACCTTACAACCCAAATCATCAGTATGGAAAAACCCTCCCACTTTACCGATGTAATGCAGAAAGGAGCTTTTAAATCCCTTCACCACCAGCATATTTTTAAAGTAATAAAAGATAAAACTTTAATGATCGACATTTTTGAATTTGAATCCCCGCTTGGAATAATAGGAAAACTATTCAATACCTTTTTCCTTACCCGATATCTCAAAAGATTTCTTGTCGAGAGAAACGAGGTAATAAAAATCACAGCAGAAAAAATAACGAACCATCAAGTGTTGACTAAGCTGGGATAA
- a CDS encoding ATP-binding cassette domain-containing protein produces the protein MPLQIINLTKKFGEQTALNNINISIDKNEIIGLLGPNGAGKSTLMKSIVGALKIDQGEIVFNGMNISDHEIESKKKIGFLPENNPLYLEMYVKEYLHFVANIHKIPESRVDEVIELVGISPEKSKKISQLSKGYKQRVGLAQAIIHQPDLLILDEPTNGLDPNQIIEIRNVVKEIGQQKTVLLSTHIMQEVEALCSRVILIHQGNILQDCPIDEFKGRFGSLEEAFADYTAVSK, from the coding sequence ATGCCGCTTCAGATCATCAATTTGACCAAAAAATTCGGAGAGCAAACCGCCCTTAACAATATCAATATTTCGATTGACAAAAATGAAATCATCGGCTTGCTGGGCCCGAACGGTGCCGGAAAATCAACGTTGATGAAATCTATTGTCGGGGCACTGAAAATTGATCAGGGCGAAATTGTATTTAACGGGATGAATATTTCCGACCATGAGATTGAAAGCAAGAAAAAAATAGGCTTCCTTCCGGAAAACAATCCGCTTTATCTGGAAATGTATGTGAAGGAGTATCTTCACTTTGTCGCCAATATCCACAAAATCCCTGAATCAAGAGTTGACGAAGTGATCGAATTGGTAGGAATTAGTCCTGAAAAGTCTAAGAAAATCTCCCAACTTTCGAAAGGTTATAAACAGCGTGTAGGACTGGCCCAAGCCATCATCCATCAGCCCGATCTACTGATCCTGGATGAACCCACCAACGGATTGGATCCGAACCAAATTATAGAAATCCGAAATGTGGTAAAAGAGATCGGACAACAAAAGACCGTTTTGCTTTCCACTCATATTATGCAGGAGGTAGAAGCATTATGCTCAAGAGTGATTCTTATTCACCAGGGGAATATCCTTCAGGACTGCCCTATCGATGAATTTAAGGGAAGGTTTGGTAGCCTGGAAGAAGCTTTTGCCGATTATACTGCAGTTTCAAAGTAA
- a CDS encoding acyltransferase, which yields MTTEYSQRFHGLDHLRSMAIILVLLYHYRAFKHPGWIDSIGKFGWTGVDLFFVLSGFLISSQLLKEMENRNTICLKTFYIKRFFRIVPPYLLTLLLYFSSPFFREREALPPLWKFLTFTQNYGLDVISKGTFSHAWSLCIEEQFYLFLPLLLLVVLSTRWCKYPGILIMAVIAFSIISRFIIWNTHITGLEKGSMEFWRLWYMKIYYSTHTRLDGLAIGVLIGYLMQYSLVLRKLVNTYGNLLFVIGMVSLGISFWICNDQASEAASIFGFTAVAVSYGIIVLAAISKSSFLSRSKSYVTGQLAALSYAMYLSHKGIIHMTQTVLEYFNMETSDNICILLCLLLCIAGGIFFRFVIEKPSSKIKSKLLMLKKRTDL from the coding sequence ATGACAACAGAATATTCTCAAAGATTTCACGGGCTGGACCACCTGCGTTCGATGGCCATTATATTGGTTTTATTATATCATTACCGGGCATTTAAGCATCCCGGCTGGATAGACAGCATCGGAAAGTTTGGCTGGACGGGCGTTGACCTCTTTTTTGTGTTAAGCGGATTCCTGATTTCAAGCCAGTTGTTGAAAGAGATGGAGAACAGAAATACGATATGTTTGAAAACATTTTATATTAAACGGTTTTTCAGAATTGTTCCTCCTTATCTTTTGACGCTTTTGTTATACTTTTCCTCACCCTTTTTCCGGGAAAGGGAAGCCTTGCCGCCATTATGGAAATTTCTGACCTTTACTCAGAATTATGGTCTGGATGTCATCAGCAAAGGAACATTTTCTCATGCGTGGTCCCTATGCATTGAGGAGCAGTTTTATCTTTTTTTGCCCTTATTGCTTTTGGTTGTGCTCTCCACACGCTGGTGTAAGTATCCCGGAATTTTAATCATGGCAGTTATTGCCTTTTCCATCATATCCAGATTTATTATTTGGAACACCCATATTACCGGTCTTGAAAAAGGCTCTATGGAATTCTGGCGTTTGTGGTATATGAAAATATATTATTCTACCCATACGAGACTCGATGGTTTGGCAATAGGAGTTTTGATCGGTTATCTGATGCAATATTCATTAGTACTGAGAAAACTGGTCAATACCTATGGCAATTTATTGTTCGTTATAGGGATGGTGTCGCTGGGGATTTCATTTTGGATTTGTAATGATCAGGCTTCGGAAGCTGCATCCATATTTGGTTTTACTGCTGTTGCCGTAAGTTATGGGATTATAGTATTGGCTGCCATTTCAAAATCATCTTTTTTATCCAGGTCAAAATCGTATGTAACGGGACAATTAGCTGCATTGTCGTATGCGATGTATCTTTCGCATAAAGGTATTATTCATATGACTCAAACTGTACTTGAGTATTTCAATATGGAAACGTCGGATAACATATGCATTCTCCTGTGCCTGTTGCTATGTATAGCAGGTGGTATATTTTTCAGATTTGTTATCGAAAAGCCTTCCTCAAAAATTAAATCTAAACTCCTGATGTTGAAAAAAAGGACTGATTTATAA
- a CDS encoding 1-acyl-sn-glycerol-3-phosphate acyltransferase, producing MSKFDEIRYFYDHEVNEKLGSVARDPMMKALMNFTFPDTDEQIWLEQFKNIHSISDFQHQVIAHTVRQILAKSSDGLTTSGFEKLDKNTPYLFISNHRDIVLDTSLLNLVLLEKGLIMTASAIGDNLVRKSFLNILAKLNRNFLVQRGLPIREQLTSSQTMSEYIEQQLHHEKSSVWIAQREGRAKDGNDSTQQGVLKMLAMAAGDQTITDYFKTLRIVPVSISYEYDPTDSLKMPQLLAQHREEQYVKGKNEDFTTMLSGILGQKKRIHLHAGHVLDTELDEIAATIDNKNKQLQAIAQVIDRSIIENYKLWPTKYIAYDLLHHTDTYASEYTEQEKQLFIRRLEMRIDPSDPVSKEFFLTMYANPLINKIKAQNI from the coding sequence ATGTCGAAGTTTGATGAAATCCGGTATTTCTATGATCATGAAGTGAATGAAAAGCTGGGAAGTGTAGCCCGCGATCCCATGATGAAGGCACTGATGAATTTCACCTTTCCGGATACGGATGAACAGATCTGGCTGGAACAGTTTAAAAACATCCATTCGATCAGTGATTTCCAACATCAGGTCATTGCCCATACCGTCCGTCAGATTCTTGCTAAAAGTTCTGATGGTTTGACGACTTCCGGTTTTGAAAAATTAGATAAAAATACTCCGTACTTATTCATTTCGAATCACAGGGATATTGTTCTGGATACTTCATTGCTTAATCTGGTGTTGCTGGAAAAAGGTCTTATCATGACCGCCTCTGCCATCGGTGATAACCTGGTCCGCAAAAGCTTCCTGAATATACTGGCAAAACTGAACCGTAACTTTTTAGTACAAAGAGGCCTTCCGATCCGCGAGCAGCTTACCAGTTCGCAGACCATGTCCGAATATATCGAGCAGCAACTGCATCACGAAAAGAGTTCTGTATGGATTGCCCAGCGTGAAGGTCGTGCTAAAGACGGTAACGATTCAACGCAACAGGGTGTCTTAAAAATGCTCGCTATGGCCGCCGGAGATCAGACGATTACTGATTATTTTAAAACGTTAAGGATCGTTCCTGTTTCCATCTCTTATGAATATGACCCGACAGATTCTTTAAAAATGCCACAGCTTCTCGCTCAACACCGGGAAGAGCAATATGTAAAAGGTAAAAATGAAGATTTCACCACCATGCTGAGCGGAATTTTGGGACAAAAGAAAAGAATACACCTGCATGCCGGTCATGTTCTCGATACCGAGTTAGATGAAATTGCCGCTACAATTGATAATAAAAACAAACAGCTGCAGGCAATAGCGCAGGTGATTGACCGTTCGATCATTGAGAATTACAAACTCTGGCCTACCAAATATATTGCATACGATCTGCTTCACCATACCGATACCTACGCTTCAGAATATACAGAACAGGAAAAGCAATTGTTTATCCGAAGATTGGAAATGCGTATTGACCCTTCTGATCCTGTTTCTAAGGAATTTTTCCTGACGATGTATGCCAATCCTCTGATCAATAAAATAAAAGCTCAGAATATCTGA
- a CDS encoding transcriptional regulator translates to MQLSEAKEKYIQTWGTFATNWGINRTMAQVHALLLASEKPLSTDEVMEQLEISRGNANMNLRALIDWGIVRKEFIKGDRKEYFVAEKDVWYLFKQITKERRKREIEPVITFLEELKNIEDKDSEGAKEFIKLMEDFSSVTGKINNIMDLAIKSDDHWLVGKITNLLK, encoded by the coding sequence ATGCAACTTTCAGAAGCTAAAGAAAAATACATTCAGACCTGGGGAACGTTTGCTACCAATTGGGGCATCAATCGTACAATGGCGCAGGTACATGCTTTGCTTTTGGCAAGTGAAAAACCGCTTTCTACGGATGAGGTCATGGAGCAGCTGGAAATTTCAAGAGGAAATGCCAATATGAATCTCCGGGCTTTGATCGACTGGGGAATCGTAAGAAAAGAATTTATCAAAGGAGACCGGAAAGAATATTTCGTGGCGGAAAAAGATGTCTGGTATCTTTTCAAACAAATCACCAAGGAACGCAGAAAAAGAGAAATAGAACCCGTTATTACCTTTTTAGAAGAATTAAAAAATATTGAAGACAAAGACTCTGAGGGAGCAAAAGAATTCATCAAGTTAATGGAAGATTTTAGCTCGGTAACCGGGAAGATCAATAATATTATGGATCTGGCGATTAAAAGTGACGATCATTGGCTGGTTGGGAAAATTACCAACTTGTTGAAATAG
- a CDS encoding DUF393 domain-containing protein codes for MKTLNNHTLIYDNECPICNLYSKGFTQYGMLDEKGREAFTEISVGNKNLIDFDRAKNEIALIDHDHNKVVYGLDSLLLIIGNSFPTLAKIARVPPLYWFFKRLYSFVSYNRKQIIPSPKEYTEESCIPDFNLKYRIAYIAFVVFFSAYILSIFSVKLGLGLEQNFGRELSVCLGQILWQTLFLKTYLKEKLWDYLGNMMTVSLLGTFLLIPALFTGFSPVFYSMYFGIVVFVMFLEHIRRGKILKLNYLPTISWMMFRLTALVVMIIMIISNIKLS; via the coding sequence ATGAAAACGCTCAATAACCATACATTAATCTACGACAATGAATGTCCGATTTGTAACCTGTATTCCAAGGGCTTTACCCAGTACGGAATGCTTGATGAAAAGGGCAGGGAAGCTTTTACAGAAATATCGGTCGGAAATAAAAATCTCATAGACTTTGACCGCGCCAAAAATGAAATTGCCCTGATCGATCATGATCACAATAAAGTCGTATACGGATTAGACAGCCTTCTGCTGATCATTGGGAATTCATTCCCCACATTGGCAAAAATAGCCCGGGTGCCACCTTTGTACTGGTTTTTCAAAAGATTATATTCTTTTGTTTCCTACAACCGAAAGCAGATTATTCCTTCTCCCAAAGAATATACTGAAGAATCTTGCATTCCTGATTTTAATCTGAAATACAGAATAGCTTATATTGCCTTTGTCGTTTTTTTCTCGGCATATATTTTAAGCATATTCTCTGTAAAATTAGGACTGGGCTTGGAACAGAATTTTGGAAGAGAGCTATCCGTTTGTCTTGGCCAGATCCTTTGGCAGACCCTTTTCCTGAAAACTTATCTGAAAGAGAAACTCTGGGATTATCTGGGAAATATGATGACGGTTTCTTTACTCGGAACATTTCTGCTGATTCCTGCTTTATTCACCGGTTTTTCTCCTGTATTCTATTCGATGTACTTCGGAATTGTAGTTTTTGTGATGTTCTTGGAACATATCAGAAGAGGTAAGATTTTAAAATTAAATTACCTTCCTACCATTTCATGGATGATGTTCAGACTTACAGCGCTCGTGGTAATGATTATAATGATAATAAGTAACATAAAACTGAGTTAA
- a CDS encoding response regulator transcription factor — protein MINCLIVDDEPLAADLLENHISKINHLKLAGKAENAMDAYAILQNQAIDLMFLDIHMPDLNGIDFLKSLSRKPKTIFTTAYRDFAVEGFELEAVDYLLKPITFERFFKAVERVLRNTTHPSESFIIIRTEGMQRKVSLAEIVYIESQGNDIKLTLSGGEHFISKSKIADLESALSSKGFIRIHRSFIINTQYVTAFTSHEIHLGIHHIPVGRSYKQEAETFTSAISKNRVL, from the coding sequence ATGATTAATTGTCTCATTGTAGATGACGAGCCTCTGGCGGCTGACCTATTGGAGAATCATATCTCCAAAATAAACCATTTAAAACTGGCCGGAAAAGCTGAAAATGCGATGGATGCCTATGCAATACTCCAGAACCAGGCGATCGACCTGATGTTCCTCGATATTCATATGCCAGATTTAAACGGAATTGATTTTTTAAAATCATTATCCCGGAAACCGAAAACCATATTTACAACCGCGTACCGTGATTTTGCGGTTGAAGGTTTTGAACTGGAAGCGGTAGATTATCTCCTGAAACCAATTACTTTTGAACGTTTTTTTAAAGCAGTGGAACGTGTACTGAGAAATACAACCCATCCGTCGGAAAGTTTTATCATCATCAGAACCGAGGGAATGCAGCGAAAGGTTTCTCTTGCAGAAATTGTTTATATCGAAAGCCAGGGTAATGATATTAAGTTAACTTTATCGGGAGGAGAGCATTTCATTTCAAAGAGTAAAATCGCTGATCTGGAGTCTGCATTATCTTCCAAAGGTTTTATCAGAATTCACAGATCTTTTATCATCAATACTCAATATGTTACCGCCTTTACTAGTCATGAAATCCATCTCGGCATTCATCATATTCCTGTGGGAAGAAGTTATAAGCAGGAGGCTGAAACATTCACCTCCGCTATTTCGAAAAACAGAGTATTGTAA
- a CDS encoding TIGR01777 family protein, whose translation MKIIIAGGTGFLGENLEKYFTEKGNRVYILTRKPRRENEIYWNAKTVGEWQNILENADVLINLTGKSVDCRYNEKNKQEIYSSRIESTKVLQEAIDSCSQKPKIWMNASSATIYVHSEKHLNTEENGMIGDDFSMNICKSWEKEFFTTKNEEVRKVALRTSIVLGNNGGAFPKLKMITKLGLGGKQGSGNQMVSWIHIDDFCRAVEWVISHQDLTGAINVTAPDPISNEAMMRKLRKQVNAPIALNTPVWQLEIASVLMGTETELLLKSRNVFPGKLLESGFQFSYETFDIAVLKLFTS comes from the coding sequence ATGAAAATAATCATAGCCGGAGGTACCGGATTTCTAGGTGAAAATTTAGAAAAATATTTTACAGAAAAAGGAAACCGGGTCTATATCCTTACCCGAAAACCCCGTCGTGAAAACGAAATCTATTGGAATGCAAAAACAGTAGGGGAATGGCAAAATATCTTAGAAAATGCTGATGTATTGATTAATCTTACAGGGAAATCTGTGGATTGCAGGTATAATGAAAAAAATAAGCAGGAAATTTACTCCTCAAGAATTGAAAGTACAAAAGTATTACAGGAAGCCATCGATAGCTGTTCCCAAAAGCCTAAAATTTGGATGAATGCCAGTTCTGCTACCATCTATGTACATTCAGAAAAGCATTTGAATACCGAGGAAAACGGGATGATAGGAGATGATTTTTCGATGAATATCTGTAAAAGCTGGGAGAAAGAATTTTTTACAACTAAAAATGAAGAAGTAAGAAAAGTAGCCCTCAGAACTTCCATTGTTTTAGGAAATAATGGAGGTGCTTTTCCAAAATTAAAGATGATTACCAAATTAGGATTAGGTGGAAAACAGGGAAGCGGAAATCAAATGGTAAGCTGGATTCATATTGATGATTTTTGCAGGGCAGTAGAATGGGTGATCAGTCATCAGGATCTTACAGGGGCAATAAATGTTACCGCTCCGGATCCCATATCCAATGAAGCTATGATGAGGAAACTAAGAAAACAGGTTAATGCGCCAATAGCACTGAATACTCCTGTCTGGCAGCTGGAAATAGCATCCGTCTTGATGGGTACAGAAACTGAATTATTATTAAAAAGCCGCAATGTATTTCCCGGGAAATTGCTTGAAAGCGGATTTCAATTTTCGTATGAAACCTTCGATATAGCAGTTCTTAAACTGTTCACAAGCTAA
- a CDS encoding patatin-like phospholipase family protein, whose translation MNFEKVGLVLSGGGTKGIAHAGVLKFLKEKNIKIDILSCCSAGSIVGCLHAVGKTPEEILEFFNSVYFFNWKHFTFNQPGLVSSIIFRNYLKPIFHEMKLGDLDIEVKIVATELVSGTQKIFDKDFEIVDAIIASCSIPGITTPYFIEEQMYCDGGVLNNFPADIIRNDCDKLIGVFVSPPTEAKIEDLNSIKAIVSRSYDLLSYRIEKIKFEYCDWFISSQKLSGYGAFERRKGRLEEIFNIGYEAAKESYETSNFITELKPSGT comes from the coding sequence ATGAATTTTGAGAAAGTAGGACTTGTTTTATCAGGCGGCGGTACCAAAGGCATCGCTCATGCGGGGGTATTAAAATTCTTAAAAGAGAAAAATATCAAAATAGATATTCTTTCGTGCTGTAGTGCCGGATCTATTGTTGGCTGCCTGCATGCGGTTGGTAAAACACCGGAAGAGATTCTGGAATTTTTTAATTCTGTTTACTTTTTCAACTGGAAGCATTTTACTTTTAATCAGCCGGGATTGGTATCTTCAATTATTTTCAGAAATTATCTTAAGCCAATTTTTCATGAAATGAAGCTGGGAGATCTGGATATTGAAGTTAAAATCGTAGCTACAGAATTAGTTTCCGGGACGCAGAAAATTTTTGACAAAGACTTTGAAATTGTCGATGCCATTATTGCATCATGCTCTATTCCGGGCATTACAACCCCATATTTTATAGAGGAACAGATGTATTGTGACGGAGGTGTTCTGAACAATTTTCCGGCGGATATTATCCGTAATGACTGTGATAAACTTATCGGAGTATTTGTTTCACCACCTACTGAAGCCAAAATTGAAGATCTGAATTCAATCAAAGCGATTGTTTCCCGCTCTTACGACCTGTTGTCTTACAGAATTGAAAAAATAAAATTTGAGTATTGTGACTGGTTTATTTCTTCCCAGAAATTATCGGGATATGGGGCTTTTGAACGCCGCAAGGGCAGGCTGGAAGAGATTTTTAATATCGGGTATGAAGCCGCAAAGGAGAGCTATGAGACCAGCAATTTCATCACCGAATTGAAACCATCCGGAACATAA
- a CDS encoding sensor histidine kinase produces MKRKAEPHIRQHIYFQLFFWTALFLFGTAKTYGEYDAGFFKESVIYNFCHWIFQIIGANFIYYVLIHRFFDRKKYIGFLLGLFVSIYSISVINRLFIVYAAEPLFISETKDSIISIFTDIRYLLFHYSFPIVSGSFIFISIMFVIRYKEEKENTAKLQKEKSELELQSLKSQLHPHFLFNTLNNIYSLSVSNSDKTSRSISQLSDILDYILHKGQQKWVSIAEELAVIDDYIALESLRYRDERLKVNKKIILHSSTLIPPLLYLTLVENAFKHGAGKNAGHTEIHIEAETDQKQSVFRITNTYNSTQPNNEKGIGLQNVKKQLQHHYRENFSYKISRENNIFTIEIITPSTYD; encoded by the coding sequence ATGAAAAGAAAAGCAGAACCTCATATCAGACAGCATATCTATTTCCAGCTATTCTTCTGGACTGCTTTATTTTTGTTTGGAACGGCAAAAACATATGGGGAATATGATGCGGGATTTTTTAAAGAATCTGTTATCTACAACTTCTGCCACTGGATTTTCCAGATTATAGGAGCCAACTTTATCTATTATGTTTTGATTCATCGTTTTTTTGACAGAAAAAAATATATTGGGTTCCTGCTGGGGCTGTTCGTCAGCATTTATAGTATTTCCGTGATCAACAGGCTTTTTATTGTATATGCAGCTGAACCGCTTTTCATCAGTGAGACTAAAGACAGTATCATCAGTATTTTTACCGATATCAGGTACCTGCTTTTTCATTATTCTTTTCCTATTGTAAGCGGATCTTTTATTTTCATTTCCATCATGTTTGTCATCAGATATAAAGAGGAAAAAGAAAATACGGCCAAGCTTCAGAAAGAAAAATCAGAGCTGGAACTGCAATCTCTTAAGTCTCAGCTTCATCCTCATTTTCTGTTTAATACCCTGAATAATATTTATTCCCTATCGGTAAGTAATTCCGACAAAACTTCCCGGTCTATAAGCCAGCTTTCTGACATTTTAGATTATATTTTACACAAAGGACAGCAGAAGTGGGTTTCTATAGCTGAAGAATTAGCTGTTATTGATGATTATATAGCCCTGGAAAGCCTTCGGTATAGGGATGAAAGATTAAAAGTAAACAAAAAGATCATTTTACATTCTTCCACTCTCATTCCACCATTATTATACCTTACCCTGGTTGAAAATGCCTTCAAACACGGAGCCGGTAAAAACGCAGGCCATACGGAAATACATATTGAAGCAGAAACGGATCAAAAGCAATCTGTCTTCAGAATTACCAATACCTACAACAGCACTCAGCCAAATAATGAAAAAGGAATAGGATTACAAAATGTAAAAAAGCAACTGCAACATCACTACCGTGAAAATTTTTCCTACAAGATCTCACGGGAAAACAATATTTTTACGATTGAAATCATTACCCCTTCCACCTATGATTAA